In Caldilineales bacterium, the following proteins share a genomic window:
- a CDS encoding acyl-CoA carboxylase subunit beta, protein MSNRERIEHLRQMRAQTQLGGGEDRIRRQHQQGKNTARERIDLLLDKGSFRELDPFVTHRSYDFGLEKSRPLGDGVITGYGTIDGRLVYVYSQDFTVVGGSLSETHAEKICKVMEMALRNGAPVIGLNDSGGARIQEGVVSLGGYAEIFLRNTLASGVVPQLSVIMGPCAGGAVYSPAITDFICMVKDTSHMFVTGPEVVKTVTHEDVTMEELGGAFTHASKSGVAHFVADREEEAMFLIQQLMSYLPQNNLEDPPYLPNSDDPSRQDAELDEIIPDHPNKPYDMHEVIRRVVDEGRFLEVHQYYAQNLLVGFARMGGRSVGIVAQQPSVLAGVLDIDASIKGGRFVRFCDCFNIPIITFEDVPGFMPGVAQEHGGIIRNGAKLLFAYCEATVPKITVITRKAYGGAYCVMNSKHIRGDLVLAWPSAEIAVMGPEGAINILYRRQLAEAADPVAERVRLVAEYREKFANPYVAASRGYVDDVIEPHETRPRLINALEMLRNKRDTNPWRKHGNIPL, encoded by the coding sequence ATGAGCAATCGCGAACGTATCGAACACCTACGCCAGATGCGCGCCCAAACACAACTGGGCGGGGGCGAAGATCGCATCCGCAGGCAACATCAGCAGGGCAAGAACACGGCCCGAGAGAGGATCGACCTCCTGCTCGACAAAGGGTCTTTTCGCGAACTAGACCCCTTTGTCACCCACCGCAGCTACGACTTTGGGCTGGAGAAGAGCAGACCCCTAGGGGATGGCGTCATTACGGGCTACGGCACTATCGACGGCCGCCTGGTCTACGTCTATTCCCAGGATTTTACCGTCGTCGGCGGTTCGCTTTCGGAGACTCACGCCGAGAAGATCTGTAAGGTCATGGAGATGGCCTTGCGCAATGGCGCTCCGGTGATCGGTCTCAACGATTCGGGTGGGGCCAGGATCCAGGAAGGGGTGGTTTCATTGGGCGGGTACGCCGAGATCTTCCTGCGCAATACCCTGGCCTCGGGCGTGGTGCCACAGCTTTCGGTCATCATGGGGCCGTGCGCCGGCGGAGCGGTCTATTCGCCAGCGATTACCGATTTCATCTGCATGGTCAAAGATACATCGCACATGTTCGTCACCGGGCCGGAGGTGGTGAAGACGGTCACGCACGAAGACGTGACGATGGAGGAGCTGGGCGGGGCCTTCACCCATGCCAGCAAGAGCGGGGTGGCGCACTTTGTGGCCGACCGGGAAGAAGAAGCCATGTTCCTCATTCAGCAGTTGATGTCGTATCTGCCCCAGAACAATCTCGAAGACCCGCCCTATCTGCCCAACAGCGATGATCCCTCGCGGCAAGACGCCGAACTGGATGAGATCATCCCCGACCACCCGAACAAGCCTTACGATATGCACGAGGTCATCCGGCGGGTGGTGGATGAGGGGCGCTTTCTCGAAGTCCATCAGTACTATGCCCAGAACCTGTTGGTGGGCTTTGCCAGGATGGGCGGGCGCAGCGTGGGCATCGTGGCGCAACAGCCGTCGGTGTTGGCGGGTGTGCTGGACATCGATGCCTCGATCAAGGGCGGAAGGTTCGTGCGTTTCTGTGATTGCTTCAATATCCCCATCATCACCTTCGAGGATGTGCCCGGCTTTATGCCTGGCGTCGCCCAAGAACACGGCGGCATCATCCGCAATGGCGCCAAACTGCTGTTTGCCTATTGTGAGGCCACCGTCCCCAAGATCACGGTGATCACCCGCAAAGCCTATGGCGGCGCCTACTGTGTGATGAACTCCAAGCACATACGCGGCGACCTGGTGCTGGCCTGGCCAAGCGCCGAGATTGCTGTGATGGGGCCGGAGGGCGCGATCAATATCCTCTATCGCCGCCAGCTGGCTGAAGCCGCCGACCCTGTGGCCGAGCGCGTCCGTCTGGTGGCCGAATATCGGGAGAAGTTCGCCAATCCGTATGTGGCCGCATCGCGCGGCTATGTGGATGATGTCATCGAACCGCACGAGACCCGCCCCCGCCTGATCAACGCCCTTGAGATGCTCCGCAACAAACGCGACACGAATCCGTGGAGGAAGCACGGGAATATCCCGTTGTGA
- a CDS encoding DUF1624 domain-containing protein, giving the protein MAITMMVIYHLLWDLHALGGWAITIYTGFWHYFQVATASSFTGLVGASMALRYQARQQQGGVRAEPFLVRGAVVFSWGIVIGIVTFLFNPGMYVRWGILHLIGFSLLVGWPFVRFRWLNLVLAALLLLAGRAVMALGLNSSWLDWLGLDATPRPAFDYFPVIPWLALPLIGMFIANMLYRRGVRRFTLPDLGNRLFFRVLRLMGQNSLLIYLLHQPIMLAILAALGVISLG; this is encoded by the coding sequence GTGGCCATCACCATGATGGTGATCTATCATCTGCTGTGGGATCTACACGCTCTCGGAGGATGGGCAATCACAATCTACACCGGTTTCTGGCACTACTTCCAGGTGGCCACAGCCTCTTCGTTCACCGGGCTGGTGGGGGCCAGCATGGCGCTGCGCTATCAGGCCAGGCAGCAACAAGGCGGCGTTCGTGCTGAGCCGTTTCTTGTGCGCGGGGCGGTGGTCTTCAGCTGGGGCATTGTCATCGGCATCGTCACCTTCCTCTTCAACCCCGGCATGTACGTTCGCTGGGGCATCCTCCACCTGATCGGTTTCTCGCTCCTTGTCGGCTGGCCGTTCGTTCGCTTTCGGTGGCTGAATCTGGTCCTGGCCGCTCTTCTTTTGCTGGCGGGGCGGGCGGTGATGGCGCTTGGGTTGAATAGCTCCTGGTTGGATTGGCTAGGTTTGGATGCAACTCCTCGTCCAGCCTTCGACTATTTTCCGGTGATCCCGTGGCTGGCTCTGCCGCTGATCGGGATGTTTATTGCCAACATGCTCTATCGGCGTGGCGTCCGTCGCTTTACCCTTCCTGATCTCGGCAACCGGTTATTCTTTCGAGTCCTTCGACTCATGGGCCAGAATTCGCTGCTCATCTACTTGCTGCATCAGCCGATTATGCTTGCCATCCTGGCTGCCCTGGGTGTCATCTCTTTGGGCTGA